The following are from one region of the Centroberyx gerrardi isolate f3 chromosome 16, fCenGer3.hap1.cur.20231027, whole genome shotgun sequence genome:
- the LOC139923600 gene encoding protocadherin alpha-C2-like, with amino-acid sequence MAHHILRFSWRGYVSVFLLLSATMNRTSAVTHYSVPEEMEGGSVVANLAADLGLDIKTLKKRKMRIDVVGNKKYLDINKDTGELYILENIDREFLCPLKTTTSCFLKLDATIENPIRMFNIEVEIMDINDNAPHFRRGTMHLDISESSSIGERFSLNNAVDPDVGTNSVKNYHLSSSEHFTIEIQTGRDGSKFADLILKNVLDREQQAVHNLILTAVDGGVPTRTGTASIIVRVLDINDNAPTFDKESYKIDLMENSPIGSLVIKLNASDLDEGSNSDMVYSYSLYTSEKTQNTFTLNPDNGEIRVKEMINYEDFKIYDMEVIATDKGPNSLSGQCKLTILVTDMNDNHPDISIKSFQSPIRENAPVDTVIAVVSVSDKDSGDNGIVDIYIPDNVPFKLRESSDNYFELIVSEPLDREKVPEYDITFTVTDRGSPPLSDNETMTLELLDVNDNVPQFPQSFYTIRVMENNAPGALLSSLTAFDPDLHENQYLVYFILEKEIANTSMSMLFSINPENGNLYALKTFDYEIEKEFLFHIEARDSGVPPLSSNVTVHVIIVDQNDNTPVIVSPWRAHGSVVEEKIPRSTDKGSLVAKVIAIDTDSVQNSRITYQFLQVTDATLFSLDQYNGEIRTMRMFSYRDPRHQRLVVVAKDNGQPALSATVTLKLSTVETAVKAYSDMTEVPLEYDIFSDLNLYLVIGLGSVSFLLLITILVIIVLKCQKPKPSKAAPPCRNSVISERNSTIADSTLVSNDAYWYSLFLAETRKGKLVVRQPVPKGSRYIVSSLPRSTGMTETSDSAASTLQVRVTGAFT; translated from the coding sequence ATGGCGCATCACATCCTTCGGTTTTCTTGGAGAGGGTACgtttctgtatttcttttaCTTTCTGCCACCATGAACAGGACATCTGCCGTTACCCATTATTCCGTTCCCGAAGAAATGGAGGGGGGCTCTGTTGTTGCCAATTTAGCAGCTGATTTGGGTTTAGATATAAAGactctaaaaaaaagaaaaatgcggATAGATGTGGTGGGCAATAAAAAATATCTAGACATCAACAAGGACACGGGAGAGCTCTATATTTTGGAAAACATAGATAGAGAGTTTTTGTGCCCCTTGAAAACAACTACGTCCTGCTTTCTTAAATTGGATGCTACGATTGAAAACCCAATACGAATGTTTAACATAGAGGTGGAAATCATGGATATTAATGATAATGCTCCACATTTTCGACGGGGCACGATGCATTTGGATATATCTGAATCAAGTTCAATTGGCGAGCGATTCTCGTTGAATAACGCTGTAGACCCGGATGTTGGAACAAATTCTGTGAAAAACTACCATCTGAGCTCAAGCGAACATTTTACCATAGAAATTCAGACCGGCAGAGATGGGTCAAAGTTTGCTGATTTGATTCTGAAAAACGTTTTGGATAGAGAGCAGCAGGCTGTTCATAATCTAATACTCACTGCTGTGGACGGCGGAGTCCCCACGCGCACCGGTACAGCCAGCATCATTGTCCGTGTGCTTGATATCAACGACAACGCCCCTACGTTTGACAAAGAAAGCTACAAAATAGATCTAATGGAAAATTCCCCTATTGGCAGTCTAGTAATTAAATTGAATGCCTCTGATTTAGATGAAGGGTCAAATTCAGATATGGTTTACTCATATAGTTTGTATACATCAGAGAAAACGCAAAACACGTTCACATTGAATCCGGATAATGGAGAAATAAGAGTGAAAGAAATGATCAATTATGAGGATTTCAAGATTTATGATATGGAGGTTATCGCCACTGATAAAGGGCCGAATTCCTTATCTGGGCAGTGTAAACTGACAATATTGGTGACAGATATGAATGACAATCACCCAGACATTTCCATCAAATCATTTCAAAGTCCTATAAGAGAGAATGCACCTGTAGACACAGTGATAGCAGTGGTTAGTGTCAGTGATAAAGATTCAGGTGATAATGGAATAGTTGATATTTATATTCCTGATAACGTGCCTTTCAAACTGAGAGAATCCTCAGATAattattttgaattgattgtctCAGAACCATTAGACCGTGAGAAGGTTCCAGAATATGACATCACTTTCACTGTTACAGACAGAGGTTCTCCCCCGTTGTCTGACAATGAAACTATGACTTTAGAACTACTGGATGTTAATGACAATGTTCCACAGTTCCCCCAGTCCTTCTATACTATCCGCGTCATGGAGAATAACGCACCTGGGGCTTTACTAAGTTCCCTCACTGCCTTCGACCCAGACCTCCATGAAAACCAGTATCTAGTTTATTTCATCCTAGAGAAGGAGATAGCCAACACCTCCATGTCCATGCTGTTCTCCATCAATCCAGAGAACGGTAATCTTTACGCACTAAAGACCTTTGACTATGAAATCGAGAAGGAGTTCCTTTTCCACATTGAGGCCAGAGACTCTGGTGTTCCTCCACTCAGCAGTAACGTGACCGTCCATGTCATCATTGTGGACCAGAACGACAACACTCCGGTCATAGTCTCTCCATGGCGCGCGCACGGCTCGGTGGTGGAGGAAAAGATCCCCAGATCCACCGATAAAGGCTCTCTGGTTGCCAAGGTGATAGCCATAGACACCGACTCGGTACAGAACTCTCGGATTACCTACCAGTTTCTACAGGTGACTGACGCCACCTTATTCAGTCTGGACCAATACAACGGAGAGATCCGGACTATGAGAATGTTCAGTTACAGAGATCCGCGTCACCAACGACTGGTTGTTGTTGCCAAGGACAACGGAcagcctgctctctctgctacAGTCACCCTCAAGCTGTCCACAGTGGAGACTGCCGTTAAGGCCTACTCTGACATGACGGAAGTGCCTCTGGAATATGACATCTTTTCAGACTTAAACCTTTATTTGGTCATCGGTCTGGGCTCGGTGTCATTTCTCCTCTTGATCACCATATTGGTCATCATCGTGCTGAAGTGTCAGAAACCCAAGCCCAGCAAAGCGGCTCCTCCCTGTAGGAACAGTGTGATCAGTGAGAGGAACTCCACCATCGCAGATTCAACCCTGGTCTCCAACGATGCCTACTGGTACAGTCTGTTTCTAGCGGAGACCAGGAAAGGAAAGCTGGTGGTTAGACAGCCTGTGCCAAAGGGCTCCAGGTACATCGTGTCCAGTTTACCAAGGAGCACAGGAATGACAGAGACTAGCGACTCAGCAGCCTCCACTCTGCAGGTGAGAGTGACCGGTGCTTTTACTTAG
- the LOC139923587 gene encoding protocadherin alpha-C2-like gives MNTSLAVTHYSIPEEMEEGSVVANLAADLGLDVKTLNRRKMRIDVVANKKYLDINKDTGELYILENMDRELLCPLKTATSCFLKLDATIENPIRMFNIEVEIMDINDNAPHFRRGTMHLDISESSSVGERFSLNNAVDPDVGTNSVKNYHLSSSEHFTIEIQTGRDGSKFADLILKNALDREKQAVHNLILTAVDGGVPTRTGTANIIVRVLDINDNAPTFDKESYKIDLMENSPIGSLVIKLNATDLDEGSNSDMVYSYSLYTSEKTQNTFTLNPDNGEIRVKEMINYEDFKIYDMEVIATDKGPNSLSGQCKLTILVTDMNDNHPEISIKSFQSPIRENAPVDTVIAVVSVSDKDSGDNGIVDLHIPDNLPFKLRESSDNYFELIISEPLDREKVPEYDITFTVTDRGSPLLSDNEIMTLELLDVNDNVPQFPQSFYTIRVMENNAPGALLSSLTAFDPDLHENQYLVYFILEKEIANTSMSMLFSINPENGNLYALKTFDYEIEKEFLFHIEARDSGVPPLSSNVTVHIIIVDQNDNTPVIVSPWRAHGSVVEEKIPRSTDKGSLVAKVIAIDTDSVQNSRITYQFLQVTDATLFSLDQYNGEIRTMRMFSYRDPRHQRLVVVAKDNGEPALSATVTIKLSTVETAIKAYSDMTEVPLEYDIFSDLNLYLVIGLGSVSFLLLITILVTIVLKCQKPKPSKVAPPCRNSVISERNSTIADSTLVSNDAYWYSLFLAETRKGKLVVRQPVPKGSRYIVSSLPRSTGMTETSDSAASTLQASTTSSSSST, from the exons ATGAACACATCACTTGCCGTTACCCATTATTCAATTCCAGAAGAAATGGAGGAAGGCTCTGTTGTTGCCAATTTAGCAGCTGATTTGGGATTAGATGTGAAGACTCTAAATAGAAGAAAAATGCGGATAGATGTGGTGGCCAATAAAAAATATCTTGACATCAACAAGGACACAGGAGAGCTCTACATTTTGGAAAACATGGATAGAGAGTTACTGTGTCCCTTGAAGACGGCTACGTCCTGCTTCCTTAAATTGGATGCCACGATCGAAAACCCGATACGAATGTTTAATATTGAGGTAGAAATCATGGATATTAATGATAATGCTCCACATTTTCGACGGGGCACGATGCATTTGGATATATCTGAATCAAGTTCCGTTGGAGAGCGATTCTCGTTGAATAACGCTGTAGACCCGGATGTTGGAACAAATTCTGTGAAAAACTACCATCTGAGCTCAAGCGAACATTTTACCATAGAAATTCAGACCGGGAGAGATGGGTCAAAGTTCGCTGATTTGATTCTGAAAAACGCTTTGGATAGAGAGAAGCAGGCTGTTCATAATCTAATACTCACTGCTGTGGACGGCGGAGTCCCCACGCGCACCGGCACAGCCAACATCATTGTTCGTGTGCTTGATATCAACGACAACGCCCCTACGTTTGACAAAGAAAGCTACAAAATAGATCTAATGGAAAATTCCCCTATTGGCAGTCTAGTAATTAAATTGAATGCCACTGATTTAGATGAAGGGTCAAATTCAGATATGGTTTACTCATATAGTTTGTATACATCAGAGAAAACGCAAAACACTTTCACATTGAATCCGGATAATGGAGAAATAAGAGTGAAAGAAATGATCAATTATGAGGATTTCAAGATTTATGATATGGAGGTTATCGCCACTGATAAAGGGCCAAATTCCTTATCTGGGCAGTGTAAACTGACAATATTGGTGACAGATATGAATGACAATCACCCAGAAATTTCCATCAAATCATTTCAAAGTCCTATAAGAGAGAATGCACCTGTAGACACAGTGATAGCAGTGGTTAGTGTCAGTGATAAAGATTCAGGTGATAATGGAATAGTTGATCTTCATATTCCTGATAATTTGCCTTTCAAACTGAGAGAATCCTCTGATAATTATTTTGAATTGATTATCTCAGAACCATTGGACCGTGAGAAGGTTCCAGAATATGACATCACTTTCACTGTTACAGATAGAGGTTCTCCTCTGTTGTCTGACAATGAAATTATGACTTTAGAACTACTGGATGTTAATGACAATGTTCCACAGTTCCCTCAGTCCTTCTATACTATCCGCGTCATGGAGAATAACGCACCTGGGGCCTTGTTAAGTTCTCTCACTGCATTTGATCCAGACCTCCATGAAAACCAGTATCTAGTTTATTTCATCCTAGAGAAGGAGATAGCCAACACCTCCATGTCCATGCTGTTCTCCATTAATCCAGAGAACGGTAATCTTTACGCACTAAAGACCTTTGACTATGAGATCGAGAAGGAGTTCCTTTTCCACATTGAGGCCAGAGACTCTGGTGTCCCTCCACTCAGCAGTAACGTGACCGTGCACATAATCATTGTGGACCAGAACGATAACACCCCGGTCATTGTCTCTCCATGGCGCGCGCACGGCTCGGTGGTGGAGGAAAAGATCCCCAGATCCACCGATAAAGGCTCTCTGGTTGCCAAGGTGATAGCCATAGACACCGACTCGGTACAGAACTCTCGGATTACCTACCAGTTTCTACAGGTGACTGACGCCACCTTATTCAGTCTGGACCAATACAACGGAGAGATCCGGACTATGAGAATGTTCAGCTACAGAGATCCGCGTCACCAACGACTGGTTGTTGTTGCCAAGGACAACGGGgagcctgctctctctgctacAGTCACCATCAAGCTGTCCACAGTGGAGACTGCCATTAAGGCCTACTCTGACATGACAGAAGTTCCTCTGGAATATGACATCTTTTCAGACTTAAACCTGTATTTGGTCATCGGTCTGGGCTCGGTGTCATTTCTCCTGTTGATCACCATATTGGTCACCATCGTGCTGAAGTGTCAGAAACCCAAACCCAGTAAAGTGGCTCCTCCCTGTAGGAACAGTGTGATCAGTGAGAGAAACTCCACCATCGCAGATTCCACTCTGGTCTCCAACGATGCCTACTGGTACAGTCTGTTTCTAGCGGAGACCAGGAAAGGAAAGCTGGTGGTTAGACAGCCTGTGCCAAAGGGCTCCAGGTACATCGTGTCCAGTTTACCAAGGAGCACAGGAATGACAGAGACTAGCGACTCAGCAGCCTCCACTCTGCAG GCATCTACCACCAGCAGTAGCAGCTCCACGTAA
- the LOC139923601 gene encoding protocadherin alpha-C2-like translates to MNLKFSHQLWRRYVSLFILFCVALPTISAVTHYSIPEEMEEGSVVANLAADLGLDAKALGPRKMRLDVIANKRYLEINKDTGELFIAEKIDREYICNSKNPSCFLKMDVTIENPIRLFNIEVEIMDINDNAPHFRRDTMHLDISESTPSGERFSLTNAVDPDIGSNSVKTYHISESEHFDIEIQTGRDGSKFADLILKKSLDREKQALHKLILTAVDGGVPTRTGTANIVVRVLDINDNAPTFHTENFKIDLMENSPIGSLVIKLNATDLDEGSNSDIVYTYSLYTSEKTQHMFTLNPDNGEIRVKEMINYEDFKMYDMEVIATDKGPNSLSGQCKLTILVTDMNDNHPEMSIKSFQRTVKENAPVDTVIAVVSVNDKDSGDNGIVDIYIPDNLPFKLRESSDNYFELIVSEPLDREKVPEYDITFIVTDRGSPPLSDNETMTLELLDVNDNVPQFPQSFYTIRVMENNAPGALLSSLTAFDPDLHENQYLVYFILEKEIANTSMSMLFSINPENGNLYALKTFDYEIEKEFLFHIEARDSGVPPLSSNVTVHVIIVDQNDNTPVIVSPWRAHGSVVEEKIPRSTDKGSLVAKVIAIDTDSVQNSRITYQFLQVTDATLFSLDQYNGEIRTMRMFSYRDPRHQRLVVVAKDNGQPALSATVTIKLSTVETAVKAYSDMTEVPLEYDIFSDLNLYLVIGLGSVSFLLLITILVTIVLKCQKPKPSKAAPPCRNSVISERNSTIADSTLVSNDAYWYSLFLAETRKGKLVVRQPVPKGSRYIVSSLPRSTGMTETSDSAASTLQVRTIVF, encoded by the coding sequence ATGAATTTAAAATTCAGCCACCAGCTTTGGAGAaggtatgtctctctctttattcttttCTGTGTAGCACTGCCCACGATATCTGCCGTTACACACTACTCGATTCccgaagagatggaggagggatcGGTGGTTGCTAATCTTGCAGCGGATTTGGGTCTGGATGCGAAAGCCTTGGGTCCACGTAAAATGAGATTGGATGTTATCGCTAATAAGAGGTATCTTGAGATAAACAAAGACACGGGGGAGCTGTTCATTGCTGAAAAGATTGACCGAGAATATATATGCAACAGCAAGAATCCATCATGTTTTCTTAAAATGGATGTCACGATTGAAAATCCGATTCGACTGTTCAACATTGAAGTTGAGATAATGGACATTAATGACAATGCACCTCATTTCCGAAGGGACACAATGCATTTGGATATATCTGAATCAACCCCGTCAGGAGAGCGTTTCTCACTAACCAATGCTGTAGATCCCGATATTGGTTCAAACTCAGTTAAAACGTATCATATAAGTGAAAGTGAACACTTTGACATTGAAAttcagacagggagagacgggTCAAAATTTGCTGATTTAATTCTGAAAAAATCTTTAGATAGAGAGAAGCAGGCTCTTCATAAATTAATACTCACTGCTGTGGACGGCGGAGTCCCCACGCGCACCGGTACAGCCAACATCGTAGTTCGCGTACTTGATATCAACGACAACGCCCCTACGTTTCACACGGAAAACTTCAAAATAGATTTAATGGAAAACTCCCCTATTGGCAGTCTAGTAATTAAATTGAATGCCACTGACTTAGATGAAGGGTCAAATTCGGATATAGTTTATACGTATAGTTTGTATACATCAGAGAAAACGCAACACATGTTCACATTGAATCCGGATAATGGTGAAATCCGAGTGAAAGAAATGATCAATTATGAGGATTTCAAGATGTATGATATGGAGGTTATCGCCACTGATAAAGGGCCAAATTCCTTATCTGGGCAATGTAAACTGACAATATTGGTGACAGATATGAATGATAATCACCCAGAAATGTCCATCAAATCATTTCAAAGAACTGTAAAAGAAAATGCACCTGTAGACACAGTGATAGCAGTGGTTAGTGTTAACGATAAAGATTCAGGTGATAATGGAATAGTTGATATTTATATTCCTGATAATTTGCCTTTCAAACTGAGAGAATCCTCAGATAattattttgaattgattgtttcAGAACCATTAGACCGTGAGAAAGTTCCAGAATATGACATCACTTTCATTGTTACAGACAGAGGTTCTCCTCCGTTGTCTGATAATGAAACAATGACTTTAGAACTACTGGATGTTAATGACAATGTTCCACAGTTCCCTCAGTCCTTCTATACTATACGTGTAATGGAGAATAATGCACCTGGTGCCTTGCTAAGTTCCCTCACTGCGTTTGACCCAGACCTCCATGAAAACCAGTATCTAGTTTATTTCATCCTAGAGAAGGAGATAGCCAACACCTCCATGTCCATGCTGTTCTCCATCAATCCAGAGAACGGTAATCTTTACGCACTAAAGACCTTTGACTATGAGATCGAGAAGGAGTTCCTTTTCCACATTGAGGCCAGAGACTCTGGTGTTCCTCCACTCAGCAGTAACGTGACCGTCCATGTCATCATTGTGGACCAGAACGATAACACCCCGGTCATTGTCTCTCCATGGCGCGCGCACGGCTCGGTGGTGGAGGAAAAAATCCCCAGATCCACCGATAAAGGCTCTCTGGTTGCCAAGGTGATAGCCATAGACACCGACTCGGTACAGAACTCTCGGATTACCTACCAGTTTCTACAGGTGACTGACGCCACCTTATTCAGTCTGGACCAATACAACGGAGAGATCCGGACTATGAGAATGTTCAGCTACAGAGATCCGCGTCACCAACGACTGGTTGTTGTTGCCAAGGACAACGGACAGCCTGCACTCTCTGCTACAGTCACCATCAAGCTGTCCACAGTGGAGACTGCCGTTAAGGCCTACTCTGACATGACGGAAGTGCCTCTGGAATATGACATCTTTTCAGACTTAAACCTGTATTTGGTCATCGGTCTGGGCTCGGTGTCATTTCTCCTGTTGATCACCATTTTGGTCACCATCGTGCTGAAGTGTCAGAAACCCAAGCCCAGTAAAGCTGCTCCTCCCTGTAGGAACAGTGTGATCAGTGAGAGAAACTCCACCATCGCAGATTCCACTCTGGTCTCCAACGATGCCTACTGGTACAGTCTGTTTCTAGCGGAGACCAGGAAAGGAAAGCTGGTGGTTAGACAGCCTGTGCCAAAGGGCTCCAGGTACATCGTGTCCAGTTTGCCAAGGAGCACAGGAATGACAGAGACTAGCGACTCAGCAGCCTCCACTCTGCAGGTAAGGACAATCGTGTTCTGA